One Chordicoccus furentiruminis DNA window includes the following coding sequences:
- a CDS encoding sensor histidine kinase, with product MNRRINSRVIGLTVIAILITAVAMTGVYYHLFRVQIRDDMRQTALLLEELEDFRDASVSDFRNVRVKERVTWIAADGTVLLDNEADPATMENHSDRPEVKEALDDGEGEAVRGSDTLGVSTYYFALRMSDGTVLRIAQDARSLASLFFSAMPMILLILVLLVTAAVLLTHFLSRQIMAPIIRIVAHMDDPAIEDVSDYPELRPLLKTIRAQHDRILEGAKMRQDFTANVSHELKTPLTAITGYSELIENGMVEGERAKAVAVDIHKNASRLLKLINDIIRLTELDRSTSVQNRSISERNEEDETIDAENGYELIDLDELASQCVEELRMNAERAGLTLAYRGEPCRMRGNRDMIRDLIYNLGENAIRYNRKDGYVNISVERQDDHPVLTVADNGIGIPKEQQERVFERFYRVDKSRSRQTGGTGLGLSIVKHVAELHHAKIQLTSEVGVGTTIVVRF from the coding sequence ATGAACCGGAGAATCAATTCCAGAGTCATCGGACTCACCGTCATCGCGATTCTGATCACAGCCGTTGCCATGACCGGCGTATACTATCACCTTTTTCGTGTACAGATCCGCGATGATATGCGGCAGACCGCGCTTCTTCTGGAGGAACTGGAGGATTTCCGGGACGCCAGCGTCAGCGATTTCCGGAACGTCCGCGTGAAGGAGAGGGTCACATGGATCGCGGCGGACGGCACGGTTCTTCTCGACAACGAGGCGGATCCGGCGACGATGGAGAACCATTCCGACCGGCCTGAGGTGAAGGAGGCACTCGACGACGGCGAGGGAGAGGCCGTCCGGGGTTCGGACACGCTGGGCGTCAGCACCTACTACTTCGCCCTGCGGATGTCGGACGGCACGGTGCTTCGGATCGCGCAGGACGCCCGGAGTCTGGCTTCCCTGTTTTTCAGTGCGATGCCGATGATTCTGCTGATTCTCGTTCTGCTCGTGACGGCGGCGGTTCTGCTCACGCATTTTCTGAGCCGTCAGATTATGGCCCCGATCATCCGGATCGTGGCCCACATGGATGATCCGGCGATCGAGGATGTCTCGGACTACCCGGAGCTCCGTCCGCTTCTCAAGACGATCCGCGCGCAGCACGACCGGATCCTCGAGGGCGCGAAGATGCGTCAGGATTTCACGGCCAACGTCTCCCACGAGCTGAAGACGCCGCTGACCGCTATCACCGGCTATTCCGAGCTGATTGAGAACGGAATGGTGGAAGGGGAGCGGGCGAAGGCGGTCGCGGTTGATATTCATAAGAATGCAAGCCGCCTGCTGAAGCTGATCAACGATATCATCCGTCTCACCGAGCTGGACCGGAGCACGTCGGTCCAGAACCGGAGCATCAGCGAGCGAAACGAGGAGGATGAGACCATCGACGCCGAGAACGGCTACGAGCTGATCGATCTTGACGAGCTCGCCTCCCAGTGCGTCGAGGAACTCAGGATGAACGCCGAGCGGGCCGGACTGACGCTGGCCTACCGCGGCGAGCCGTGCCGGATGCGCGGGAACCGGGACATGATCCGCGACCTGATCTACAACCTCGGAGAGAACGCGATCCGCTACAACCGGAAGGACGGCTATGTCAACATATCCGTCGAGCGTCAGGACGACCATCCGGTTCTGACGGTCGCAGACAACGGCATCGGCATCCCGAAAGAGCAGCAGGAACGCGTCTTCGAGCGGTTCTACCGGGTCGACAAGAGCCGCTCGCGTCAGACGGGCGGCACCGGCCTCGGCCTGTCGATCGTGAAGCATGTGGCGGAGCTGCACCACGCGAAGATCCAGCTGACAAGCGAGGTCGGCGTCGGCACGACGATTGTCGTGAGATTCTGA